The Acidobacteriota bacterium genome has a window encoding:
- a CDS encoding Na/Pi symporter, giving the protein MKRVRVLLRILAVAFFLYLFFVSIELLGASFKLAGRSFAEQLIATTSDPLIGLIIGILATSLVQSSSVTTSTVVGLVAGGALSLRNAIPIVMGANVGTTVTNTLVSLGHLRRREEFRRAFAGATAHDFFNLLTAAILLPLEYYTRYLERLSSATSAFFSGGTGFTFTSPLKVIVSPAVDFFIRLASRNPLPLAILAFLFLFIALRYIVIFMRKLVLLRVERFFHRYLFGNALLSMVLGLIITAIIQSSSVATSLVVPMVGAGILTVEAIFPYTLGANVGTTVTALLASLVTGSSTAVSVALAHLFFNISGILLFFPIPKLRRIPIALAKGLGRKAAVSRRYAIIYIIGVFYVMPLILIFLRRMIGE; this is encoded by the coding sequence CTCGGTGCTTCCTTTAAGCTGGCGGGACGATCCTTTGCGGAACAGCTTATCGCTACCACCTCTGACCCCCTGATAGGGCTGATAATCGGTATCTTAGCGACCTCGCTGGTACAGAGTTCATCGGTGACCACCTCTACCGTGGTGGGCTTGGTAGCGGGGGGTGCCCTTTCCCTGAGGAATGCTATCCCCATTGTGATGGGCGCCAATGTGGGAACCACCGTTACCAATACCCTTGTTTCCTTAGGACATTTGAGAAGGAGGGAGGAGTTCCGCCGCGCCTTTGCCGGTGCCACCGCTCACGATTTTTTCAATCTCTTGACTGCAGCGATCCTCCTCCCCCTCGAATATTACACCAGGTATTTAGAACGGCTCTCCTCGGCGACTTCTGCCTTCTTCTCTGGAGGAACGGGGTTCACCTTCACCAGTCCCCTGAAGGTCATCGTTTCTCCGGCTGTGGATTTTTTCATCCGGCTTGCATCCCGGAATCCTCTTCCTTTAGCCATTCTCGCCTTTCTCTTTCTCTTTATCGCCCTTCGCTATATCGTCATCTTTATGCGGAAGCTGGTGCTACTTCGGGTGGAGAGGTTCTTCCACCGTTATCTCTTTGGGAATGCCCTCCTCAGTATGGTACTTGGGCTTATAATTACCGCCATTATCCAGAGCAGTTCCGTTGCCACTTCTTTGGTTGTTCCGATGGTAGGGGCGGGTATTCTCACTGTGGAGGCGATATTCCCCTATACCTTGGGTGCCAATGTGGGGACCACCGTTACCGCCCTTCTCGCCTCCCTCGTTACAGGAAGCAGCACTGCGGTAAGCGTTGCTTTAGCCCATCTTTTCTTCAACATCTCGGGTATCCTTCTTTTCTTCCCCATCCCTAAGCTCCGAAGGATCCCCATCGCTTTGGCTAAGGGATTGGGCAGGAAAGCTGCCGTCTCCCGAAGATATGCTATAATTTATATAATTGGTGTGTTTTATGTGATGCCTCTAATTTTGATCTTTTTAAGGAGGATGATCGGTGAATGA
- a CDS encoding Ppx/GppA family phosphatase, translating into MGKLGVIDIGTNSVHLVVGEKRGGEVFIELDTLAPTRLGEGLTKGKKLSPEAIKRTAEAVSHFFSLARSYGASQVIAVGTAALREVENALEFIERVRASSHLDVSVISGEEEAYFTYKAISSLSLIGDKYFLILDLGGGSSEFIFGDKGKIKEVVSLPIGCVKLTERFLSQFPLSPDDLRAARKEARDILSQLPEAEKPEVVIGVGGTATCLAHLALGGREYDPDKVEGYVLARGKVREMIELLSSLPTEERVRRFNLHPLRADIILGGAVILSAVMELFGKEEIVVSSRGLRHGVLIAEFEREGIDDR; encoded by the coding sequence ATGGGCAAACTTGGGGTGATCGATATCGGAACCAATTCCGTCCATTTGGTGGTAGGGGAGAAAAGAGGGGGAGAGGTTTTCATCGAGCTCGATACATTGGCACCGACCCGCCTCGGCGAAGGACTTACGAAGGGGAAGAAGCTTTCCCCTGAAGCGATTAAGAGGACAGCGGAGGCGGTTTCTCATTTTTTCTCCCTTGCCCGTTCCTATGGTGCCTCGCAGGTGATTGCGGTTGGTACCGCTGCCCTCCGCGAGGTGGAGAACGCCTTGGAGTTCATCGAGCGGGTTCGTGCCTCATCTCATCTCGATGTTTCGGTTATATCTGGAGAGGAGGAGGCATATTTCACCTACAAGGCGATTTCTTCCCTCTCCTTGATCGGTGATAAATATTTTCTCATCCTTGATTTAGGTGGAGGAAGCTCCGAGTTCATCTTTGGGGATAAGGGCAAGATCAAGGAGGTAGTATCTCTTCCCATAGGATGCGTCAAGCTCACCGAGCGGTTTCTTTCTCAGTTCCCCCTTTCTCCCGATGACCTTAGAGCAGCGAGGAAGGAGGCGAGGGATATTCTTTCCCAGCTTCCTGAAGCGGAGAAGCCGGAGGTAGTGATTGGTGTTGGAGGAACAGCGACCTGCCTTGCCCACCTTGCCCTTGGGGGGCGGGAGTACGACCCGGATAAGGTGGAAGGGTATGTATTGGCTCGAGGGAAGGTAAGGGAGATGATAGAGCTTCTCTCCTCACTTCCTACTGAGGAGAGGGTTAGAAGATTCAACCTTCATCCTCTCCGGGCGGATATCATCCTTGGGGGGGCGGTTATCTTATCCGCAGTGATGGAGCTTTTCGGGAAGGAGGAGATAGTGGTTTCCAGCCGGGGATTGCGTCATGGTGTCCTCATCGCTGAGTTTGAGCGGGAGGGGATTGATGACCGCTGA
- a CDS encoding 2,3-bisphosphoglycerate-independent phosphoglycerate mutase, with translation MTADARALLIIIDGLGDRPIAELGGLTPLEAAHTPNLDRLAASGITGIMDPLAPGVRVGTDVGHLGLFGYNPFAVYWGRGPIEAIGVDLALKEGDVALRANFATVDDALRVLDRRAGRIREGTKELAFSLNGMKLSDGTEVIFREATEHRAVLVLRGRGLSAEITDSDPGPNKEGEVIHRVKSRIPGFAPAERTASLVNEFIDRAHKILSDHPVNRLRREKGLPPANIIITRGAGMRIKPRGIAERFNIRGACIAGETVVLGIAKMAGFETFTSDRFTANIDTDLMGKAELALEKLKDHNLVVVHIKGVDILGHDDYPFSKLEFIESIDRMVGFIMKEVSRSYNFYVGVTSDHSTPCRLREHTADPVPVLIYGEDVLTDGVKEYGERACARGGLSRINANEFLLILLDLLGVTYRFGR, from the coding sequence ATGACCGCTGATGCCAGAGCATTGCTCATCATAATCGATGGTTTAGGGGATCGCCCCATAGCCGAATTGGGTGGGCTTACCCCGCTCGAGGCAGCTCACACTCCCAATTTGGACCGGTTGGCAGCTTCCGGGATCACCGGGATAATGGACCCCCTTGCCCCCGGGGTAAGGGTGGGGACCGATGTGGGTCATTTAGGACTTTTTGGCTATAATCCGTTCGCCGTATATTGGGGACGGGGACCGATCGAGGCGATTGGGGTGGACCTTGCCCTTAAAGAGGGGGATGTTGCTCTTCGAGCCAATTTCGCCACCGTTGATGATGCTCTAAGGGTACTTGATCGTCGGGCAGGAAGGATAAGGGAGGGGACGAAAGAATTGGCTTTCTCTCTAAATGGGATGAAGCTTTCTGACGGAACCGAGGTGATCTTTCGGGAAGCTACCGAGCATCGGGCGGTTCTCGTTCTCAGGGGGAGGGGGCTCTCCGCTGAGATAACCGATTCCGATCCCGGGCCTAATAAGGAGGGGGAGGTGATCCACCGGGTGAAGTCGAGAATACCGGGCTTTGCTCCGGCTGAGAGAACCGCCTCTCTGGTCAATGAGTTTATCGACCGAGCTCATAAGATCCTTTCCGACCACCCGGTAAACAGACTGCGGAGGGAGAAGGGACTTCCTCCGGCGAACATCATCATCACCCGAGGGGCAGGAATGAGGATCAAGCCTCGCGGGATAGCGGAGAGGTTCAATATCAGAGGTGCCTGCATCGCCGGGGAGACGGTGGTACTCGGTATCGCCAAGATGGCTGGTTTTGAGACCTTCACCTCGGATCGCTTCACCGCCAATATCGATACCGACCTTATGGGGAAGGCGGAACTCGCCCTTGAGAAGTTGAAGGACCATAATCTGGTGGTTGTTCACATAAAAGGGGTTGATATCTTAGGGCATGATGATTATCCTTTTTCCAAGCTTGAGTTCATAGAATCGATAGATAGGATGGTAGGTTTCATAATGAAGGAGGTCTCCCGATCTTATAATTTCTATGTTGGGGTTACCTCGGACCATTCCACCCCCTGTCGCTTACGGGAGCATACTGCTGATCCGGTGCCTGTTTTGATATATGGAGAGGATGTGTTGACTGATGGGGTTAAGGAATACGGGGAGCGCGCCTGCGCCCGGGGAGGACTTTCCCGGATAAATGCCAATGAGTTCCTCCTCATCCTGCTTGATCTTCTTGGGGTGACCTATCGGTTTGGGAGGTAG
- a CDS encoding CBS domain-containing protein, giving the protein MLSAGEIMSREFITVPLYLGIDELLRIFSEQALGWVPVVNGKGELVGVVSRRDILYLSLPQTMGLSDYGDIYDLYTSRPFRSRDKLKELSRVSRVEEVMTTDVVVITEETPVVEICRLMMEHNIHYLPVVKGRLVVGVVSQEEIVRAIVNYGITF; this is encoded by the coding sequence ATGCTTAGTGCAGGCGAGATTATGAGCCGAGAGTTCATTACCGTACCCCTCTATCTTGGGATCGACGAACTCCTCCGCATCTTCTCGGAGCAGGCGTTGGGATGGGTGCCGGTGGTAAATGGAAAAGGGGAGTTGGTGGGGGTGGTCTCCCGACGCGATATCCTCTATCTATCGCTTCCGCAAACGATGGGGCTTTCCGATTACGGCGATATCTACGACCTCTATACCTCGCGCCCCTTTCGCTCTCGAGATAAACTCAAGGAGCTCTCCCGGGTTAGTCGAGTGGAGGAGGTGATGACCACCGATGTAGTGGTGATTACCGAGGAGACCCCGGTGGTGGAGATCTGTCGCCTTATGATGGAGCACAACATCCATTATCTCCCGGTGGTTAAGGGGAGGTTGGTGGTAGGGGTGGTGAGCCAGGAGGAGATCGTAAGGGCGATAGTCAATTATGGGATAACCTTTTGA
- a CDS encoding zeta toxin family protein gives MRRDKIIYVIKDGERMPFLRGIMVQSLMDLGLSFDDAYKVATLVRDELERKGKIKANELKKRVASILKERFGKNLAERYLRGKEVPTPILVEGVDLSIPFSKGILSQSILASGLDYSRAYEAAMEIESYLIREGVRRISRHKLRNLAYDTIKRKYGEEYAERYLVWRKYQLPEKPVIILIGGATGAGKTSLSAEVAHRMGIIRMISTDSVRQIMRIMFSQELLPSIHSSSYDAWKDLVYPLAEESDPVIVAFREQAIRVSVGVKALIDRAVEENYNMIIDGVHLVPGLVNWDEYRNKAHIIPLVVVVLEKDHYRQRFLLRQQIAPTRQFERYLANFDSILKIQDYIIERAEQEDVPIVNNLDFEHSVRAIIRIVAGFLLRSERRVVS, from the coding sequence ATGAGGAGGGATAAGATAATCTATGTAATAAAGGATGGTGAAAGGATGCCCTTCCTCCGGGGGATTATGGTCCAATCCCTTATGGATCTTGGGCTCTCCTTCGACGATGCCTATAAGGTGGCGACTTTGGTGAGGGACGAGCTGGAGAGAAAGGGGAAGATAAAGGCGAACGAGCTGAAGAAGAGGGTGGCGAGCATCTTGAAGGAGAGATTCGGGAAGAACCTTGCCGAGAGATACCTCCGGGGCAAGGAGGTCCCAACGCCCATCCTCGTTGAGGGGGTGGACCTTTCCATCCCCTTCTCCAAGGGGATACTTTCCCAGTCGATCCTCGCTTCGGGGCTCGATTACAGCCGTGCCTATGAGGCGGCGATGGAGATAGAATCGTATCTAATCCGTGAAGGGGTGAGGAGGATATCCCGCCACAAGTTGCGGAACCTCGCCTACGATACGATAAAGCGGAAGTACGGTGAAGAATATGCCGAGCGATACCTCGTATGGAGGAAGTATCAACTTCCGGAGAAACCGGTGATCATCCTTATCGGAGGGGCAACCGGTGCCGGAAAGACCTCCCTTTCTGCCGAGGTAGCCCACCGGATGGGCATAATCAGGATGATCTCCACCGATTCCGTGCGCCAGATTATGCGGATTATGTTCTCCCAGGAGCTCCTTCCCTCAATTCACTCATCATCTTACGATGCCTGGAAGGACCTCGTCTACCCCCTGGCGGAGGAGAGCGATCCGGTCATCGTTGCCTTCAGGGAGCAGGCGATAAGGGTCTCCGTGGGGGTAAAGGCGCTCATCGACCGGGCGGTTGAGGAGAACTACAATATGATAATCGATGGTGTTCATCTTGTCCCCGGGCTGGTCAACTGGGATGAGTACCGGAACAAAGCTCATATCATTCCTTTGGTGGTGGTGGTATTGGAGAAGGATCATTACCGTCAGCGGTTCCTTCTCCGGCAGCAGATCGCTCCAACCCGTCAATTCGAGAGGTATTTAGCCAACTTTGATTCCATCCTCAAGATCCAGGATTACATAATCGAACGGGCAGAACAAGAGGATGTTCCCATTGTGAACAACCTCGATTTTGAGCATTCCGTTCGAGCGATAATCAGGATCGTCGCCGGCTTTCTTCTCCGTAGTGAGAGGAGGGTCGTCTCTTAG